From a single Populus trichocarpa isolate Nisqually-1 chromosome 17, P.trichocarpa_v4.1, whole genome shotgun sequence genomic region:
- the LOC7467893 gene encoding uncharacterized protein LOC7467893 isoform X1, whose protein sequence is MNTALKLGSLPVMGINMTKNYGSLKASKVKVFAVDGAGDAEFPSFLPKEVEKIKDPFARSLSKRMKRLPVQIGMSESCIMSSCVKPLRQSNKTSPVVLLHCFDSSCLEWRCTYPLLEEAGLEAWAVDVLGWGFSDLETRPPCDVASKRHHLYQLWKSYIKRPMILVGPSLGASVAIDFTVHYPEAVEKLVLINPSVYAEGTGNLAKLPELVAYAGVSFLKSLPLRFYANMVAFNGIPFFTILDWTCVGRLHCLLPWWKDATVSFMLSGGYNVISQIKQVKHKTLIICGQHDQIVSYQHVVKLHSELSNAIIREVSDSGHLPHVDNPKCVAKLIADFAQGDADVNAKSQFCLAQLTALPRQ, encoded by the exons ATGAACACCGCTCTTAAGCTGGGGTCTCTACCCGTAATGGGAATCAATATGACCAAGAACTATGGAAGTTTGAAGGCTAGTAAAGTTAAAGTTTTTGCTGTTGATGGAGCTGGTGATGCTGAGTTTCCTTCATTTCTTCCAAAAGAGGTAGAGAAAATCAAAGACCCATTTGCTAGATCTTTGTCTAAAAGAATGAAGAGGTTACCTGTGCAG ATTGGAATGTCAGAAAGTTGTATCATGAGCAGTTGTGTTAAACCACTGAGACAAAGTAACAAAACCAGTCCAGTGGTTCTTCTTCATTGCTTTGACAG TTCTTGTTTAGAATGGAGATGCACGTATCCCTTACTTGAGGAGGCTGGTTTGGAAGCTTGGGCTGTTGATGTTCTTGGGTGGGGCTTTTCTGATTTAG AAACTCGGCCACCATGTGACGTAGCATCCAAGCGTCATCACCTTTATCAG CTTTGGAAGTCTTACATCAAAAGGCCAATGATATTAGTTGGACCAAGTCTTGGCGCATCTGTTGCAATTGATTTTACAGTGCATTATCCAGAAGCT GTTGAAAAGCTGGTTTTGATCAACCCAAGTGTGTATGCTGAAGGCACGGGAAATCTTGCGAAGTTACCAGAATTGGTAGCCTATGCTGGG GTTTCTTTCTTAAAGAGTCTCCCATTACGCTTTTATGCAAATATGGTGGCCTTCAATGGCATTCCATTCTTTACAATCTTGGACTGGACTTGT GTTGGCCGGTTACATTGTTTGCTACCATGGTGGAAAGATGCAACTGTCAGTTTTATGTTGAGTGGGGGCTACAATGTTATTTCCCAGATAAAACAG GTAAAGCACAAAACCCTTATCATATGTGGCCAGCACGATCAGATTGTGAGCTACCAGCATGTAGTG AAATTGCACTCTGAACTATCCAATGCAATTATTCGAGAAGTATCTGATTCTGGCCATCTTCCTCACGTGGATAATCCCAAATGTGTTGCCAAATTGATTGCTGATTTTGCTCAAGGTGACGCTGATGTTAATGCCAAGAGCCAATTCTGTTTGGCTCAGTTAACGGCTTTACCTAGACAGTAA
- the LOC7467893 gene encoding uncharacterized protein LOC7467893 isoform X2 produces MNTALKLGSLPVMGINMTKNYGSLKASKVKVFAVDGAGDAEFPSFLPKEVEKIKDPFARSLSKRMKRLPVQIGMSESCIMSSCVKPLRQSNKTSPVVLLHCFDSSCLEWRCTYPLLEEAGLEAWAVDVLGWGFSDLETRPPCDVASKRHHLYQLWKSYIKRPMILVGPSLGASVAIDFTVHYPEAVEKLVLINPSVYAEGTGNLAKLPELVAYAGVGRLHCLLPWWKDATVSFMLSGGYNVISQIKQVKHKTLIICGQHDQIVSYQHVVKLHSELSNAIIREVSDSGHLPHVDNPKCVAKLIADFAQGDADVNAKSQFCLAQLTALPRQ; encoded by the exons ATGAACACCGCTCTTAAGCTGGGGTCTCTACCCGTAATGGGAATCAATATGACCAAGAACTATGGAAGTTTGAAGGCTAGTAAAGTTAAAGTTTTTGCTGTTGATGGAGCTGGTGATGCTGAGTTTCCTTCATTTCTTCCAAAAGAGGTAGAGAAAATCAAAGACCCATTTGCTAGATCTTTGTCTAAAAGAATGAAGAGGTTACCTGTGCAG ATTGGAATGTCAGAAAGTTGTATCATGAGCAGTTGTGTTAAACCACTGAGACAAAGTAACAAAACCAGTCCAGTGGTTCTTCTTCATTGCTTTGACAG TTCTTGTTTAGAATGGAGATGCACGTATCCCTTACTTGAGGAGGCTGGTTTGGAAGCTTGGGCTGTTGATGTTCTTGGGTGGGGCTTTTCTGATTTAG AAACTCGGCCACCATGTGACGTAGCATCCAAGCGTCATCACCTTTATCAG CTTTGGAAGTCTTACATCAAAAGGCCAATGATATTAGTTGGACCAAGTCTTGGCGCATCTGTTGCAATTGATTTTACAGTGCATTATCCAGAAGCT GTTGAAAAGCTGGTTTTGATCAACCCAAGTGTGTATGCTGAAGGCACGGGAAATCTTGCGAAGTTACCAGAATTGGTAGCCTATGCTGGG GTTGGCCGGTTACATTGTTTGCTACCATGGTGGAAAGATGCAACTGTCAGTTTTATGTTGAGTGGGGGCTACAATGTTATTTCCCAGATAAAACAG GTAAAGCACAAAACCCTTATCATATGTGGCCAGCACGATCAGATTGTGAGCTACCAGCATGTAGTG AAATTGCACTCTGAACTATCCAATGCAATTATTCGAGAAGTATCTGATTCTGGCCATCTTCCTCACGTGGATAATCCCAAATGTGTTGCCAAATTGATTGCTGATTTTGCTCAAGGTGACGCTGATGTTAATGCCAAGAGCCAATTCTGTTTGGCTCAGTTAACGGCTTTACCTAGACAGTAA